The Populus trichocarpa isolate Nisqually-1 chromosome 2, P.trichocarpa_v4.1, whole genome shotgun sequence genome has a window encoding:
- the LOC7480719 gene encoding cytochrome b561 domain-containing protein At2g30890 isoform X2, translating into MQLLQKLVSFTICASLVILLLLPFVISSQEHLKTTGNLTSNKNIIHKSSPKLLFEITLHGFLLWASMGFLMPVGVIAIRMSHREACGRRLKILFYVHSISQMLSVLLSTAGAVMSIKNFNNSFDNHHQRIGVGLYGMVWLQALIGFLRPRRPAS; encoded by the exons ATGCAACTTCTACAGAAACTGGTTTCTTTCACCATCTGTGCGAGTCTTGTTATTCTTCTTCTCCTACCATTTGTCATTTCATCTCAAGAACACTTGAAAACCACAGGCAATCTTACTAGCAACAAGAACATCATTCATAAG TCAAGTCCTAAACTGCTGTTCGAGATTACACTCCATGGGTTTCTGCTGTGGGCCTCAATGGGATTTCTAATGCCTGTTGGGGTGATCGCTATCAGAATGTCACACAGAGAGGCATGCGGACGACGGCTTAAGATTCTTTTCTATGTTCATTCCATTTCGCAG ATGCTTTCTGTACTTCTCTCCACAGCGGGAGCAGTAATGTCtataaaaaacttcaacaacTCATTCGACAATCACCATCAACGAATAGGCGTAGGCCTGTATGGTATGGTATGGTTACAAGCACTCATTGGGTTTCTACGACCGAGGAG GCCTGCTAGTTGA
- the LOC7480719 gene encoding cytochrome b561 domain-containing protein At2g30890 isoform X1 — translation MQLLQKLVSFTICASLVILLLLPFVISSQEHLKTTGNLTSNKNIIHKSSPKLLFEITLHGFLLWASMGFLMPVGVIAIRMSHREACGRRLKILFYVHSISQMLSVLLSTAGAVMSIKNFNNSFDNHHQRIGVGLYGMVWLQALIGFLRPRRGSKGRGLWFFVHWITGTAVSLLGIVNVYTGLQAYHQKTSRRIHIWTIVFTTEVSFIIFFYLFQDKWDYIHKQGVILEPLRPTHQVISPGEKQKGSTTESC, via the exons ATGCAACTTCTACAGAAACTGGTTTCTTTCACCATCTGTGCGAGTCTTGTTATTCTTCTTCTCCTACCATTTGTCATTTCATCTCAAGAACACTTGAAAACCACAGGCAATCTTACTAGCAACAAGAACATCATTCATAAG TCAAGTCCTAAACTGCTGTTCGAGATTACACTCCATGGGTTTCTGCTGTGGGCCTCAATGGGATTTCTAATGCCTGTTGGGGTGATCGCTATCAGAATGTCACACAGAGAGGCATGCGGACGACGGCTTAAGATTCTTTTCTATGTTCATTCCATTTCGCAG ATGCTTTCTGTACTTCTCTCCACAGCGGGAGCAGTAATGTCtataaaaaacttcaacaacTCATTCGACAATCACCATCAACGAATAGGCGTAGGCCTGTATGGTATGGTATGGTTACAAGCACTCATTGGGTTTCTACGACCGAGGAG AGGATCTAAAGGAAGAGGTCTGTGGTTTTTTGTGCACTGGATAACTGGAACTGCGGTATCTCTTTTGGGAATCGTCAACGTATACACAGGATTACAAGCTTACCATCAGAAAACATCAAGAAGAATACATATTTGGACTATAGTTTTCACCACCGAGGTctctttcattattttcttttacctGTTCCAAGACAAATGGGATTATATACATAAGCAAGGAGTCATTTTGGAACCATTGAGGCCCACTCATCAAGTAATTTCTCCAGGAGAAAAGCAAAAGGGATCAACAACCGAGTCTTGCTGA
- the LOC7468729 gene encoding uncharacterized protein LOC7468729 — MALNFSASSLSHVSSSTTGPQFLIPAHKHLLKLYPSSFSCTKTSAQSEGAASGVTEQDPSSFSGSLSSTRTQLDLLEQLTSATPSADGYESDGGSGKLTIREQLAQLVGEGDNDFSIPLGKKNLKKVSAKFLTVSQKRNIRRQAYLNQVSQRNDSVFFATIGAFIILPPIIILGIAILTGYVQLFP; from the exons ATGGCCTTGAATTTCAGTGCCTCTTCTCTTTCCCATGTATCCTCTTCTACCACCGGCCCTCAGTTTCTAATCCCAGCACACAAGCACCTCCTCAAGCTCTACCCCTCTTCCTTCTCTTGTACTAAAACCTCTGCTCAATCAGAAGGTGCTGCAAGTGGAGTTACAGAGCAAGACCCTTCTTCCTTTTCAG GGTCTCTGTCTTCCACACGCACACAGCTCGATCTCCTGGAACAACTCACCTCTGCCACCCCATCCGCTGATG GTTATGAGAGTGATGGTGGTTCTGGTAAACTTACAATTCGTGAGCAGCTGGCTCAATTGGTTGGAGAAGGAGATAATGATTTCAGCATTCCACTgggtaaaaaaaacttgaagaaagtTAGTGCCAAGTTCTTAACTGTTTCACAGAAGAGAAACATTAGAAGACAAGCTTACCTAAATCAAGTATCTCAAAGGAATGATTCAGTTTTCTTTGCCACCATCGGAGCTTTCATAATTCTTCCGCCGATTATAATCTTAGGAATTGCCATATTAACTGGTTATGTGCAGCTTTTTCCATGA
- the LOC7480720 gene encoding GDSL esterase/lipase At4g10955, which yields MANSCSGEVQERDMVVVQEEEAHPYAFHVSGPRNVASPNWRDLISSSWKKENYKRTVFSCFIQAVYLLEIDRQENRTEENALAPNWWRGFKYKLTQTLIDERDGSIFGAVLEWDRAAALADMVLMRPSGAPKAVLALRGTLLKGPTIRRDIEDDLRFLAWESLKGSVRFKVALEALKSVAEMHGSSNVCVAGHSLGAGFALQVGKALAKEGVYVEAHLFNPPSVSMAMSLRNIGEKAGFAWKRFKSMLPSNGETQATGDDGEKTSTLGLRSWIPPFGYKTPSMGLKNWAPNFYVNNSDYICCSYTDPDGTEDKKEADKENAGPANGQVAAKLFVMSKGKQKFLEAHGLEQWWSDDVQLQQALHNSKLMSRQLKSLYTFPATQPTQRIPQ from the exons ATGGCAAACAGTTGTAGTGGTGAAGTACAAGAGAGGGATATGGTGGTGgttcaagaagaagaagcacaCCCATATGCGTTTCATGTCTCCGGACCTCGAAATGTGGCTTCTCCTAATTGGAGAGACCTTATCAGTTCTAGTTG GAAGAAAGAGAACTACAAGCGAACTGTATTTTCCTGCTTCATTCAAGCAGTTTACTTGCTTGAAATTGACAGACAAGAGAACAGAACAGAAGAAAATGCGCTAGCTCCAAATTGGTGGCGAGGCTTCAAATACAAATTGACCCAAACCTTAATCGATGAAAGAGATGGATCTATATTTGGTGCGGTCCTAGAATGGGATCGAGCTGCAGCATTAGCTGACATGGTCCTTATGAGACCCAGCGGAGCACCAAAGGCTGTTTTAGCACTCCGAGGAACATTACTCAAAGGCCCTACAATCCGGAGGGATATTGAGGATGACCTCCGTTTTCTGGCATGGGAAAGTTTGAAAGGTTCTGTCAGATTCAAAGTAGCGTTGGAGGCATTAAAATCAGTTGCTGAAATGCATGGAAGCAGCAATGTATGTGTTGCTGGTCATTCCTTGGGGGCTGGTTTTGCTCTCCAGGTGGGAAAAGCATTAGCTAAAGAAGGTGTGTATGTGGAGGCCCATTTATTTAACCCACCTTCTGTTTCTATGGCAATGAGCTTAAGAAACATAGGAGAGAAGGCTGGGTTTGCTTGGAAGAGATTTAAGTCAATGCTTCCTTCAAACGGTGAAACACAGGCAACCGGTGATGACGGAGAGAAGACCTCTACTTTAGGATTGAGGAGTTGGATACCTCCTTTTGGTTATAAAACTCCTTCTATGGGATTAAAAAATTGGGCGCCTAATTTTTACGTGAACAATAGTGACTACATCTGCTGCTCCTACACTGATCCGGATGGAActgaagataaaaaagaagctGACAAGGAGAATGCAGGTCCTGCAAATGGGCAAGTTGCTGCGAAGCTGTTTGTTATGTCCAAGGGAAAACAGAAGTTTCTTGAGGCTCATGGATTAGAGCAATGGTGGTCTGATGATGTGCAACTTCAACAGGCTCTACATAACAGCAAGCTCATGAGCAGGCAGCTGAAATCGTTGTATACTTTCCCAGCTACACAACCAACACAGCGAATCCCACAATGA
- the LOC7480721 gene encoding conserved oligomeric Golgi complex subunit 5 → MASSAATLQRSQLPSINTTASPSHSSSSSPLHRLSTFKTPSSSSPPPPFSTTTNPSPSPLDSLAKDPILSPFLSSSFSSTSFSSAALSSGSPASTAEHLHHAIRLLESQLRSEVLSRHSHLLHQLSSLKDAELSLSTLRSAVSSLQSSVRRVRSELSDPHNSIQPKTIQLSNLHRTIQALQHTTRALRSSKKLRDLISASESEPEKLDLAKAAQLHREILTMCDEFDLREIDVVDEELSWVKETGEKLRSEAMKVLERGMEGLNQAEVGTGLQVFYNLGELKVTVEQLVNNYRGMGVKSVGLALDMKAISTSGGGGFGPGGIRGSGTPHIGGGAKAREGLWQRMGNCMDRLHSIVVAIWHLQRVLSKKRDPFTHVLLLDEVIKDGDPMLTDRVWEALVKAFASQMKSAFTASSFVKEIFTMGYPKLLSLIENLLERISRDTDVKGVLPAITLEGKEQMAAAIEIFQTSFLALCLSRLSDLVNTVFPVSSRGSVPSKEQVSRILSRIQEEVEAVQLDGHLTLLVLREIGKVLLLLAGRTEYQISAGHEARQITGPATAAQVKNFALCQHLQEIHTRISSMIAGMPFLAADVLSPSLGAIYGVARDSVTPLFKAMIDCLETCILQIHDHNFGAHGMDAAIDNNASPYMEDLQKCILHFRTEFLSRLLPLARATIAGTETICTQLVRSMASRVLIFFIRHASLVRPLSESGKLRMARDMAELELTVGQSLFPVEQLGPPYRALRAFRPLIFLETSQLGGSPLLQDLPPSVALHHLYTRGPDELESPLQRNRLTPLQYSLWLDSQGEDQIWKGIKATLDDYAAKIRSRGDKEFSPVYPLMHQLGSSLT, encoded by the exons atggcatCATCAGCAGCAACACTTCAAAGATCCCAACTCCCCTCCATAAACACCACCGCTTCTCCTTCacattcttcctcttcttccccCCTTCATCGCCTCTCCACTTTCAAAACCCCTTCTTCGtcctctcctcctccaccatTCTCAACCACCACAAACCCATCACCTTCCCCTTTAGACTCTCTCGCCAAAGACCCAATTCTCTCCCCATtcctctcctcctccttctcaTCCACTTCCTTCTCCTCCGCTGCCCTCTCCTCCGGTTCCCCTGCTTCCACTGCCGAACACCTCCACCATGCCATTCGCCTCCTCGAATCCCAACTCCGTTCCGAAGTCCTTTCCCGCCATTCCCACCTCCTCCACCAACTCTCCTCCCTTAAAGACGCTGAACTCTCCCTCTCCACCCTCCGATCCGCTGTCTCCTCTCTCCAGTCCTCCGTCCGCCGCGTTCGATCCGAGCTTTCTGATCCCCATAATTCTATTCAGCCGAAAACTATTCAGCTCTCGAACTTGCATCGAACCATCCAAGCGTTACAGCACACGACTCGGGCGCTGAGGTCGTCGAAAAAGCTTCGAGATTTAATATCTGCATCAGAATCAGAGCCTGAAAAATTGGATCTTGCCAAGGCGGCGCAATTGCATCGCGAGATCTTGACAATGTGTGATGAGTTTGATTTGAGAGAAATCGATGTGGTTGATGAAGAGCTCAGTTGGGTTAAAGAAACTGGGGAAAAACTGCGAAGCGAAGCAATGAAAGTATTAGAGAGAGGAATGGAAGGATTGAATCAGGCAGAAGTGGGAACTGGGTTGCAAGTTTTCTATAATTTAGGAGAGTTGAAGGTGACTGTGGAGCAATTGGTGAATAATTATAGGGGAATGGGAGTAAAGAGTGTGGGTTTGGCATTGGATATGAAGGCTATTTCTacgagtggtggtggtggttttggTCCAGGAGGGATAAGAGGGAGTGGGACTCCACACATTGGAGGAGGGGCGAAAGCAAGGGAGGGACTCTGGCAGAGAATGGGGAATTGTATGGATAGATTGCATTCTATTGTTGTCGCTATTTGGCATTTGCAGAGAGTGTTGTCCAAGAAGAGGGATCCATTTACCCATGTTTTGTTGCTTGATGAGGTTATTAAG GATGGTGATCCCATGCTAACAGACCGAGTTTGGGAGGCACTTGTGAAGGCTTTTGCAAGCCAAATGAAGTCTGCTTTCACTGCATCAAGTTTTGTTAAGGAGATATTTACCATGGGCTATCCTAAACTCCTCTCCTTGATAGAGAATCTACTTGAAAGAATCTCACGTGATACAGATGTCAAAGGGGTTTTACCAGCTATAACTTTGGAAGGAAAGGAACAGATGGCTGCTGCCATTGAAATATTCCAGACATCTTTTCTGGCTCTGTGCTTAAGTCGCCTTTCAGATCTTGTGAACACTGTTTTCCCAGTTTCCAGCCGTGGAAGTGTTCCTTCCAAAGAACAAGTCTCAAGAATTCTCTCCCGTATCCAGGAAGAGGTTGAAGCAGTTCAATTGGATGGGCATTTGACTCTTCTTGTATTGCGTGAAATTGGCAAGGTTTTGCTCCTGCTTGCAGGACGAACTGAATACCAG ATATCTGCTGGTCATGAGGCACGCCAAATTACAGGTCCTGCAACTGCCGCACAAGTCAAGAACTTTGCTTTGTGCCAGCATTTACAAGAAATCCATACGCGGATATCATCTATGATTGCTGGGATGCCCTTTCTTGCTGCGGATGTGTTGTCTCCTTCTCTGGGTGCAATATATGGGGTAGCTCGTGACTCAGTGACACCCTTGTTCAAAGCAATGATTGACTGTCTTGAGACATGCATCCTGCAAATTCACGATCACAACTTTGGTGCTCATGGTATGGATGCTGCAATAGACAACAATGCTTCACCTTACATGGAGGATTTGCAGAAGTGCATTCTTCACTTTCGCACCGAGTTTTTGTCGAGGCTCTTGCCTTTAGCAAGGGCTACAATAGCAGGGACAGAAACTATATGCACCCAGCTTGTGAGAAGTATGGCATCACGGGTTTTGATATTCTTTATCAGACATGCATCTCTTGTACGACCCCTTTCAGAATCAGGGAAACTGAGGATGGCTAGAGACATGGCTGAGCTGGAGTTAACTGTAGGCCAGAGTTTGTTCCCAGTAGAACAACTTGGACCACCGTACCGGGCACTCCGAGCATTCCGGCCCCTTATTTTCCTGGAGACATCTCAGTTGGGAGGATCTCCTCTCCTTCAAGATCTGCCACCAAGTGTTGCACTTCACCACCTTTACACCCGAGGCCCTGATGAATTGGAGTCACCACTGCAAAGGAACAGGCTTACACCTCTGCAGTATTCATTGTGGCTGGATTCTCAAGGGGAGGATCAGATTTGGAAAGGTATCAAAGCAACTTTAGATGATTATGCCGCGAAGATTAGATCAAGAGGAGACAAGGAATTTAGCCCTGTATATCCTCTGATGCATCAATTAGGATCGTCTTTGACATAG